The genomic interval GAACCACCTCTTCGGCCAGGGAGCTGTCCAGGAAGAGTTTCTGCGGATGCCCCGGGACATCGGCAAAATCGTTGGGATTGCGGGCGGTCGGATCCAGCAGGCTGTTGTTGTCAAGACCGTCGATCAGGAACAGGTTCTGAAACACCTTGCCGCCGGAGATGGAAACATCGGGCGGCAGAATCTCTCCGGCTGTCAGGGATGATTTGAACGTTTCACTGAACTGGACATCGGGCAAGACGTCGAGCAGCTCATTGATAGTACCGTTGCCCTGCGGCAATCGGTCAATCATCTCCCGCGACAGCCGCGACACGCCGTTCGCCCTGACATCGAGGGAGCCGATGATCGTCACCGGTTCCAGGACCGGGACAGCGGCCGGGGATCCCGCCGTGGCCGCTGCCCACGAAAAAACGGGAACAAGCATCAACAGCACAGCACTGAAAATGCCCGGGACGCAGGATCGGTAACGAAGGAAAAACATGCCCGGCAGAGTCTTTCGGTTCAGGGGTCAACGTACAGTGGACGATGGTCGGAGATATCCGGAATGCCGTCATTATCGCAGTCGGGATCAAGCATTAGGCCACTGGCGGCAATATCCGCGGCACTGGCCAGCGGTGACCAGAAATTCGGCAGACCGTCACCATCGGTGTCGATCGCGGCAACTTTCGTTCCAGGAAAATCGTCACGTCGCGAAAAGGACTCAGCGATGGCCTGCAAGGCGTCGTTGCGACTGCTGACAAAAGACAGGCTCTCAGCAAGGGCGATGGCCTGATCCGAAAAACCGGCGCCGGCCAGCGCTCCGGCGATGGCCACCAGTTGCTTCATCCTGGTGGTATCAACCTGAATGCTTCCCGCTGTCTGCTCAGCCAGTTGCAGGGTCAGCAAGGCATCGGCCGAATTTTTCATCAAGCTGTAATAACCGGCAGTTTTCAGCAGGTACTTGATCTCGGTCCTGGCCAGGCTGTCATAATTGGACAGACCGGCATCCCTGACCGGATCGTGAATGTCCGCTGCCGCTGCCGACATGGCGTCCGCGACCTGCTGCAGCACCCCACCTCTCTGACCACTCTCGATGATCCCGTCGGCAAGGGTTTCGTACAGCTGCGTCTCCTCGGTCCGGCTGACCAGCGACTGTGCAACCCGTATTTCGTCGTAGGCTTGAGAAAACTGTCCGTCTCGAGCGGTCACCATGCCCAGGCGATGATAACCGAGGGCAATGGAAACCAGGCCGTCAATCCGGTAGCTGACCCCAACCACGGGCTGCAGAGCTCCTTCGGCGCGCCCCAGCAAGGTTGCCGCCGTGGCAAAATCACCGACGTCAGCATAGAGGTCCGCCACCTTGACGTAGCCACGTTCGATCAGGTTGCGGTAAATGTTGCGGTCGCTGGTCTCCGTCAGACCACCGAGCAGACGGGCTGCCTCGTCCAACGCCTGCACGGCTTCGCCGAGACGGCCGACATTGATCAGGGACAGACCGATTCTTTCGTTCTTTCTGTTCAGGGCGTAGTAGGTCAGACCTTCAATCAGGTCACTGGCGGCACTGAAATGGTCGTTCAGAACCTGCAAGCCACTGGCATAACCATTGTTGAGGGCCTCCCAGGTCGCCACGGACATGAAGGCGGCATTCTGATAATAAACGCCGGACCGGGTCGCGCCGTAATAGTTTTTGTAGCTCACCGGAATGCTGTTGGCCAGATTCAAAGCCTCAATGGCAAAACCGCTGCGGTAAAGATCCTCAACGATCTGCGAAGCATAGTACCAGGTCTCGTTCAGGGTCAGGTTCTGCAGCCCGTCATTGGCTCTCAGGCTCTCAATCTCCTGGTAAATTTGCCAGACCTCGGCACTGCGGCCGAGATCGGCATTGAGACGCAGAACCTCGCTGAGATTGAATATGCGCGAGCGATAATACATGTAGGTCACTCCTGACCTGACCTTTTTATTTGCGGGAGTCAGTCGGGCCAGGGGCAGCAGGTCGTTCACCATGGCAGTCGCCTGTGCAATTTCATCTGCGGCCAGAGCATCCTCGGCAATATTGCGCACACCGATGAAAAACTTGCCGTAGGTCGACGTCGACGCAACCGCAGTCGCCAGTTGCTGGAGATAATCCAGCACCCGGGCTGCATCATCCAGGTCCCCGATTTTTCGATAATTAGCGGCAATTGATGCGAGGACGGCGCTGTCGTGGCTCGACAGCAAAGCAGCCCCCTTGCTGTCGACAACCCGGCGAATGGCTGCATAGGCGGCATCGAGATGCGGCAGGGCGGCAGCATAGCGTCCGAAGTCAACCTCGGAGCGCCCCAGCTCAAGCCAGGCATCGGCCTGCTCCGCCGACTGGTAAATCTGGGTCTGAACAATCTTTTCCGCCTCGGCAAAAAGACCGGCGGCGGCCTTGCCGTCAACGATCTCGACCATCAGCGGATCATTGACCGCGTCATCGGAAACCAGGCCGACCAGTTTTTCCGCCTGATGCAGGTGGGAGAGATCGGAACGGTAATAATAGGCGGCCCGCCGGGCACTGTCGTCACCCGGCATCTCGTCAGCCAGCAACGGCACCTGGATACTGTAGGCGGAAGTCAGGGAGGCCAATTCCCGCAAAAGGGGATTGACGGTCACCGCAGAAAGACCACTGCTGCTGCCTCCCTGCAGCTTCACATTGAACTCGTTGCCGGGCAACGACAGGGAGACAGCGTCATTCAGTCCATAGGCATGCAGCAGGTAACGCGCCAGACGCTGCGGAGCCACGCGGTTCAAAGGAACCAGGGCCGGGGCAACCGCCTGTGCCACCTGCATGGCCAGGGTATGTCCGTTGGCGATGAAAGCCGGATCGAGGGGATCAAAACCACTGCCAAGGCTTCGCTCGACGATGGTGCGGATACCCTGAAAAAGTTCCT from Geothermobacter hydrogeniphilus carries:
- a CDS encoding tetratricopeptide repeat protein, with product MALSLFRKSGWWWLGGLLLFGLFGCGGTGSSSDQPAATAVPTQLVAGFVEDGPIVDARIYLADAVDGSVVPFCGPSGQGRCETRSDDAGHFSLLLARRVDPGTLLLVARGGSDGGTGFDFSAMEQCSALDFYASSLGRVVVSPLTTLVTRGWQSGLSLADSLQVVADNLQLSGSPSKLLSRPAEDAQLLNRTLLLSKIAAELVLQDPAQEPFARLAAQLVAPPASVFSSGFPDSGLLNDLGFVGDARQRIEDMRLALAGNGDQRQSFIVEELFQGIRTIVERSLGSGFDPLDPAFIANGHTLAMQVAQAVAPALVPLNRVAPQRLARYLLHAYGLNDAVSLSLPGNEFNVKLQGGSSSGLSAVTVNPLLRELASLTSAYSIQVPLLADEMPGDDSARRAAYYYRSDLSHLHQAEKLVGLVSDDAVNDPLMVEIVDGKAAAGLFAEAEKIVQTQIYQSAEQADAWLELGRSEVDFGRYAAALPHLDAAYAAIRRVVDSKGAALLSSHDSAVLASIAANYRKIGDLDDAARVLDYLQQLATAVASTSTYGKFFIGVRNIAEDALAADEIAQATAMVNDLLPLARLTPANKKVRSGVTYMYYRSRIFNLSEVLRLNADLGRSAEVWQIYQEIESLRANDGLQNLTLNETWYYASQIVEDLYRSGFAIEALNLANSIPVSYKNYYGATRSGVYYQNAAFMSVATWEALNNGYASGLQVLNDHFSAASDLIEGLTYYALNRKNERIGLSLINVGRLGEAVQALDEAARLLGGLTETSDRNIYRNLIERGYVKVADLYADVGDFATAATLLGRAEGALQPVVGVSYRIDGLVSIALGYHRLGMVTARDGQFSQAYDEIRVAQSLVSRTEETQLYETLADGIIESGQRGGVLQQVADAMSAAAADIHDPVRDAGLSNYDSLARTEIKYLLKTAGYYSLMKNSADALLTLQLAEQTAGSIQVDTTRMKQLVAIAGALAGAGFSDQAIALAESLSFVSSRNDALQAIAESFSRRDDFPGTKVAAIDTDGDGLPNFWSPLASAADIAASGLMLDPDCDNDGIPDISDHRPLYVDP